Sequence from the Desulfatiglans sp. genome:
TTTTTTGTCTTCAGATAATCAGTAGAAACAGGGAGGAGATCCTTTATTATCCAGGTTTTGGCTGTCACGATTCCCCTTTTAGCGCCTCTGTCTGAAAATGATTGACCAGGGGGTTTATAACAAGTTCCAGATCGCCCTGGAGGATATCCTCAAGCTTGTAAAGGGTAAGGCCGATCCTGTGATCAGTAACACGACCCTGTGGGTAGTTATAGGTGCGTATCCTTTCGCTCCTGTCGCCGGTACCCACCATGTTTTTCCTGTCCTGTGATATTTTTGACTGCTGTTCGGTCACCTGTGCATCAAGTATTTTTGACCTTAAAACCTTCATTGCCTTTGCCTTGTTCTTATGCTGTGACCTCTCATCCTGGCAGGCTACTACTATTCCGGTGGGCAGATGCGTTAATCGTACAGCAGAATCGGTTTTGTTTACATGCTGACCACCCTTGCCTGATGATCTGTATGTATCGATCCTTAAGTCATCCGGGTCTATTTCAACATCCACCTCTTCCGCTTCAGGCAGCACTGCAACAGTTATTGCAGAAGTATGTATCCTGCCCTGTGCCTCTGTTTCGGGCACACGCTGCACCCTGTGCACGCCGCTTTCATACTTGAGTCTGCTATAGACATCATTGCCTTCGATTAATAGAATTATCTCCTTGTAGCCGCCTATACCGGTCATGCTCTGGCTCAGCACCTCTGTATTCCATCTCTTTATCTCTGCATATTTGAGGTAACTTCTCAAAAGGTCTGCGGCAAAAAGGGCAGCCTCATCACCGCCTGTGCCGGCCCTTATTTCAAGAATTATATTCTTATCATCATTTGGGTCCTTTGGTAACAATAGAATCCTGAGTTCATTTTCCAGCTCTTCCTTCCTGGTATTGAGCTCATCCAACTCTTGTTTGGCAAGCTTTCTCATCTCAGGGTCACTATCGTTTAAAAGTGACCTGTTATTATCGATTTCTACATCTAAATTATTAAGTTCTCTGTAAACCTTTATTATCGGCGCCAGGTGACTGTGCTCCTTTGAATACTTCTGGTAGGTCCTCTGATCTTTTACAATGTCAGCTCTTGAAAGCTCGCTTTCAAGCAGACTGTACCGGTCTTCAATTTCCTTTATCTTTTCAAACATGTTACAGACTCTTTAAATAGATGTTTTTCTGTTTAGACAACAGATATCTTTACCAAAAGTAAATGGAATGCCGCCATATACGGCATTCCATTTGATAAATATCTTCCTGAAATGAGATAAATGAGGTTCTTCAGGCTAATTCTTGGATGAGGATGCCTTTTTATCTTTTTCAAACTTGGCATATTTGTTCTTGAATCGTTCAACCCTTCCGGCAGTGTCAACGAGTTTCTGTTTCCCGGTATAGAAGGGGTGGCACTGTGAACATATTTCCACTTTGATCTCTTTAAATGTGGAACCTGTCTCGAATTCGTTTCCGCAGGCACAATGCACCAGGGTTTTATGGTATTCTGGGTGTATATCTTTTTTCATTTTTGTCCTCTCTTTATTGGCTCATTGATTTTAAAAAGGCTGTATTATTCTTTGTTCCTTTCATTTTGTCCAGTAAAAAATCCATACTGTCAACCTGGGTAAGGGGGGCAAGCAGTTTTCTAAGTATCCATATCCTGTTAAGATCTGCCTCTTTTAAGAGCAGCTCTTCCTTTCTTGTCCCTGACCTGTTGATGTCTATGGATGGGAATATCCTGCGGTCGGTAAGTTTGCGGTCAAGGATGATCTCCATGTTACCTGTTCCCTTGAACTCTTCAAATATAACTTCATCCATTCTGCTTCCGGTATCTATAAGTGCTGTCGCTATAATTGTGAGGCTTCCCCCCTCCTCAATGTTACGTGCAGCACCGAAGAATCTCTTTGGTTTGTGCAGGGCGTTTGAGTCAAGACCGCCTGACAGGATCTTTCCACTCGGAGGCACGGTTGCGTTATATGCCCTTGCAAGCCTGGTGATGCTGTCAAGGAGGATAAGCACATCACGTTTGTGCTCGACAAGCCTTTTTGCCTTTTCAATTACCATCTCGGCGACCTGCACATGCCTTTGCTGGGGTTCATCAAATGTTGAACTGATAACCTCTGCATCAACCGAACGCTGCATGTCAGTTACCTCTTCGGGCCTTTCATCTATAAGGAGAACAATCTTGTGTATGCTTTTATCATTTGCTGTAACGCTGTTGGCTATATTCTGGAGGAGCATTGTTTTACCGGTTCGGGGAGGGGCAACAATCAGGCCGCGCTGCCCTTTGCCTATGGGGGTAAGGAGATCCATGATTCTTGATGAATAGTTATCAGCAACTGTCTCTAGTGTTATACGTTCATTGGGGTATAAGGGGGTAAGGTTGTCAAAAAGTATCTTGTCGCGGGAAATTTCAGGGTCTTCATGGTTGACCTGCTCTACCTTCAGGAGGGCAAAATACCTTTCTGAATCCTTTGGCGGCCTTATCTGGCCGGCAACTGTATCGCCAGTCCTGAGATTAAATCTTCGGATCTGGGAAGGCGATATGTAGATATCATCAGGACCTGGCAGATAATTGGCATCAGGGGCCCTTAAAAACCCGAAGCCGTCAGGCAGGGTCTCAAGCACACCCTCTCCATATATAAGGCCATTTTGCTCTGAATGGGCCTGGAGAAGGGCAAATATCAACTCCTGTTTAGGCATGCCTGTTGCCCCTTCGATGTTGAAGTCCCTGCCCATAGTTGTCAGTTCACTGATTTTCATCTTTTTTAATTCGACAAGATTCATAAGTAGTTCTCCATATTATGTTTTCTTTATATTAAATTAGAAATATTTCCTCTATATTTTTAAAAGGGAAAATCCCTTAAATTTTTCTGGCCTATATTATTAAACAAGCTATACCTTTCAGGGCATTATTTTGAGAAATTGGTCTCACCGGGGTGGTTAATTATTTTGCTGCTGTTTCAGGTTATCGAATAGACTCTAACCATTATAAAAAACTGCAAAGACCTTGCCAAACGGGAGTTAATTACCATTGATAAATTTCTTCTAAAATATTTTTACCGGAACCATATTTTCGGGAGTCTATATAACGGGCCTCGAATAACTCGCATGGACTATTCTTATTTACAAGAAGGATTCCATTTCTGCGAGTTAGTTATGATTAAGTAACAAGAACATTTCCCGTGTAGCCAAATCTGATATCCGGATATACCGAATCCTCCAAAAGGTAAGAATATCGAATATATATTAATTAATAATGCCTATGTCAAGACTAATTTATATTTTTATTGGAAATGACCCCAGTTTTTTTATTGCCAGCTCCATATCTGCTGGAATAGGCGCATGAAACTCCACATATTTTTCTGTGTCAGGGTGAATAAAGGCAAGGTATGCTGAATGGAGCATCTGTCTTTTAAGGCAATCCTGTATATCATCTGTAGAGAGGTTATTTTTTCTCCACCAGCTGTTTTTATAACCATAGACAGGGTCGCCGACAACTGGATGTCCGATATGTGACATATGCACCCTGATCTGATGGGTCCTGCCTGTCTTTATTGTTACAGACAGTAATGCGAATCTGTCAGAAAGGGGCTTTTCTATTCGCCATTCTGTAATGGCCCTTTTCCCCTTTGGTGATACAGTCATCTCTTTTCTTTTTATCGGGTTGCGGGATATTGGCAGGTCTATCCTGCCCTCCACTCCCTCTGGTATGTCATGAACCAGGGCAAAGTACCTTTTATTAATCAAACCATTTTTAAACTGGCTCGATAAAAAATTATGCGCCTTATCATTTTTGGCAACTACAAGCAGGCCCGAGGTGTTTCTGTCAAGCCGGTGAACAATACCCGGTCTCATTACCCCGCCTATGCCTGAGAGATCATTACAGTGATAAATCAGGCCATGAACAAGTGTCCCTTCTTTATGCCCCGGTGCAGGATGAATGACAAGCCCCGGTGGCTTATCAAGAACAATAATGTATGAGTCCTCGTATATTATTGATAAATTGAGGGGCTCGGGGTTGAGCTGATAAGGAAGTGAGGGCGGCAATATTAATTCAATTATATCGCCAACCCTTAATCTGTAACTGGGTTTTACATGGTTTTTATTAACCTTTATATGTCCATCCCTGATAAGCGCCTGGATCCTTGACCTTGTCAGATCATGGTTTTTTGCGGATAAAAAAGAGTCAATACGTAAATCAATGTCTGCTGTTTCAGCCTGAAAGGAGCATTTTCTTTCCTGTGCATTTTCCACAATAATATTCTTGGCAGTAAAATAATTATATTTTAAGGGCTTTATCTAAACAGCAGGGCAAGGGTTATTTAAAAAAGGAATCATTTGCCTATATTGCCCGAGCCACTGTTATGCAGTGGGAGCAGGCGTTGAGGTTGCCGGGAACATCTTGTCCAGATCCTTTTCAATTTGTTTTTCTGCTACCTTTTTTGCAAGGGATATCTCCTTTACTAAAAGGCTCCTTGCTGTATCAAGCATCTTTCTCTCACCGAATGACAGATCCTTTTCTTCCTTCAGCATATGCAGGTCACGGTAAACCTCTGCCACCTCAAAGACAGAACCTGTCTTTATTTTATCCATATATTCCCGATACCTTCGGTTCCATGTCTGGTTATCTATCGCCATATCCCTTTTCTTAAGTATAGAATATAGTTTGGGGATCTCCTTCTGGCCTATTATTTCCCTTAAACCGACATTATTCACATTACGAGTAGGTACCATGATTTTCATATTATTATCAAGAATTCTGATAGTATAAAAATCCTGCCTGCATCCTGAAATTTCTTTGGTCTCAATTGTCTCTATTATGCCAACTCCATGTGCAGGGTATACTGCCAAATCACCTTCTTTAAACATTAATTACTCCATGTTAGGCTAAGTATTCATTGATTATGCTAATTTAATTAACACAGTAATTTAAAAATTTATCCTACATATCATATATTTAGCAGATTGTCGAGTTTAGATTTCAGAAAAGACGATAATATATTAAGTGTGAATGTTACAGGCATATTAATCTTTATTCACTTATAAAGTGTTTGATCCATCTGAGAATTTTGGCCATCTGTTAAAAGCATTTACTTTATTAGGCCAATGACAGGAAGGATCGGTACCATTACAAGTGAAACAACCGGCATGAATTTTATCAGGATATTTATAGCCGGTGCAGAGGTATCCCTGAATATGCCTCCTATTGTGTTGCCCACTATTGCCGCTTTGTGATTATCAGTCCCTTTCCCTCCCACCTTACCGGTTTCTATATATCTTTTAGCGTTTTCCCAAACCCCACCGGCATTTGACATGAAAATAGAAAGGATAGTCCCCATTACTATTGATCCGATAAGTGTGCTGCCAAGGGCTAAAGGGCCGAGGATAAATCCTGCTGCTAAAGGTGTTATTATTGCGATTAGAACCGGTATCAGCATCTCGTTCAGGGCTGAGGCTGCGGTCAGAGAAACACATGTTTGATTATCACCTTTTACCCCTATTCTCCCTTCAAGAAGCCCGGGGGTTTCTGTGAACTGGCGCCTGATCTCTTTAAATATTGATAGTGCAGTCCTGCTAACCGATGTTATTGTGAGCGCTGCACATATGATCGGCACCAATGCGCCGATAAAGAGCCCTGTAATAACAAGGGGGTTTTTAATGTCGAACACTAGTTCTGAAATTTCGGGGTGTGCTGCCTTTACCGATTGGGCGAATGCAGCAAAAAGGGCAAGGGCGGTCAGTGCTGCTGAAGATGTTGTAAAAACCATTCCATTAGATGATGTACTCTTTCCGGGTGGCTCAAGTTGTTCAATAATACTTCTTGCTAAAGGTTCAAGCCCGGCCATCTCAGAAAAGCGATGTACATTATCAGCTATGGGGCTAAAGCTGTATACTGTCATAGTGATACCTGCGGTAGCGAGCATTCCTACAGCAGAGATAGCTATACCGTATGCCCCTGATGCCATGTATCCTGAAAATGTGGCTGCACAGATATACAATATCGGGGCATATACCCACAGCATACCTGTTGCCAGACCAGCTATTATTACTGGTGCTGAACCAGTTTTACTTTGTCCTGCAATATGCCGGGCCCGATCCCCTGAGGTGTAATATCCGGCTGAGAGCCCTGTTACTATCCCGCATGCCAAACCGGAAAACAATGCCCAGAAGATGCCAAAAGGCATCCTGAAAACTGCTGTCATGACAGCGCTTATAATAACAAATATTCCTGATGTAAAAAATATTGTATATCTGCGTGCCCGGGCAGGGTCTGCGCCCTTTATGATTTTTATTGAAAACACACCTACAATTGAACTCAGCAGGCCCGCCATGACTATCAGTACCGGCATTGCCATATATTTAAGCCTGATGGTGTTTATTGCCTCTTCTTTAACTAAAGATTCTAGGTGAGGGAACCGGGCGATTAGATCTGGAGAAACTGCAAGGGTGGCACCGATAGTAATGGCAGCTATTATTGAAGATATAAATGATTCAAATATATCAGCCCCTATTCCAGAGATATTACCAACGTTGTTTCCGACAATACAGGCAATAACCCCTGGGTTTCTCGGGTTATCACTGGGAATACCTGCCTCGACCCTGCAAGCGATATCAGTGCCGGAGGTCGATGCCCTGGTAAATATACCCCCGCTGAGACGGGCAAAAATAG
This genomic interval carries:
- the prfA gene encoding peptide chain release factor 1, with the protein product MFEKIKEIEDRYSLLESELSRADIVKDQRTYQKYSKEHSHLAPIIKVYRELNNLDVEIDNNRSLLNDSDPEMRKLAKQELDELNTRKEELENELRILLLPKDPNDDKNIILEIRAGTGGDEAALFAADLLRSYLKYAEIKRWNTEVLSQSMTGIGGYKEIILLIEGNDVYSRLKYESGVHRVQRVPETEAQGRIHTSAITVAVLPEAEEVDVEIDPDDLRIDTYRSSGKGGQHVNKTDSAVRLTHLPTGIVVACQDERSQHKNKAKAMKVLRSKILDAQVTEQQSKISQDRKNMVGTGDRSERIRTYNYPQGRVTDHRIGLTLYKLEDILQGDLELVINPLVNHFQTEALKGES
- the rpmE gene encoding 50S ribosomal protein L31, whose product is MKKDIHPEYHKTLVHCACGNEFETGSTFKEIKVEICSQCHPFYTGKQKLVDTAGRVERFKNKYAKFEKDKKASSSKN
- a CDS encoding transcription termination factor Rho, which produces MNLVELKKMKISELTTMGRDFNIEGATGMPKQELIFALLQAHSEQNGLIYGEGVLETLPDGFGFLRAPDANYLPGPDDIYISPSQIRRFNLRTGDTVAGQIRPPKDSERYFALLKVEQVNHEDPEISRDKILFDNLTPLYPNERITLETVADNYSSRIMDLLTPIGKGQRGLIVAPPRTGKTMLLQNIANSVTANDKSIHKIVLLIDERPEEVTDMQRSVDAEVISSTFDEPQQRHVQVAEMVIEKAKRLVEHKRDVLILLDSITRLARAYNATVPPSGKILSGGLDSNALHKPKRFFGAARNIEEGGSLTIIATALIDTGSRMDEVIFEEFKGTGNMEIILDRKLTDRRIFPSIDINRSGTRKEELLLKEADLNRIWILRKLLAPLTQVDSMDFLLDKMKGTKNNTAFLKSMSQ
- a CDS encoding RluA family pseudouridine synthase → MENAQERKCSFQAETADIDLRIDSFLSAKNHDLTRSRIQALIRDGHIKVNKNHVKPSYRLRVGDIIELILPPSLPYQLNPEPLNLSIIYEDSYIIVLDKPPGLVIHPAPGHKEGTLVHGLIYHCNDLSGIGGVMRPGIVHRLDRNTSGLLVVAKNDKAHNFLSSQFKNGLINKRYFALVHDIPEGVEGRIDLPISRNPIKRKEMTVSPKGKRAITEWRIEKPLSDRFALLSVTIKTGRTHQIRVHMSHIGHPVVGDPVYGYKNSWWRKNNLSTDDIQDCLKRQMLHSAYLAFIHPDTEKYVEFHAPIPADMELAIKKLGSFPIKI
- a CDS encoding CarD family transcriptional regulator, producing MFKEGDLAVYPAHGVGIIETIETKEISGCRQDFYTIRILDNNMKIMVPTRNVNNVGLREIIGQKEIPKLYSILKKRDMAIDNQTWNRRYREYMDKIKTGSVFEVAEVYRDLHMLKEEKDLSFGERKMLDTARSLLVKEISLAKKVAEKQIEKDLDKMFPATSTPAPTA
- a CDS encoding sodium-translocating pyrophosphatase: MPGLTSLAPFFGIVSLIIAWFTYAYVKKQPNGNNRIHELEEMIHEGIMAFLIKGYSILAVFIAVIFIILWLVLPCWQTSVAFVSGALCSIIACYSGITAAEKGNSRIAEAAYRSGHAKAVNIAYFSGSVMGLSVTGLGLLGIGIWFFIYGSEVVLIRCIAGFAFGASSAAIFARLSGGIFTRASTSGTDIACRVEAGIPSDNPRNPGVIACIVGNNVGNISGIGADIFESFISSIIAAITIGATLAVSPDLIARFPHLESLVKEEAINTIRLKYMAMPVLIVMAGLLSSIVGVFSIKIIKGADPARARRYTIFFTSGIFVIISAVMTAVFRMPFGIFWALFSGLACGIVTGLSAGYYTSGDRARHIAGQSKTGSAPVIIAGLATGMLWVYAPILYICAATFSGYMASGAYGIAISAVGMLATAGITMTVYSFSPIADNVHRFSEMAGLEPLARSIIEQLEPPGKSTSSNGMVFTTSSAALTALALFAAFAQSVKAAHPEISELVFDIKNPLVITGLFIGALVPIICAALTITSVSRTALSIFKEIRRQFTETPGLLEGRIGVKGDNQTCVSLTAASALNEMLIPVLIAIITPLAAGFILGPLALGSTLIGSIVMGTILSIFMSNAGGVWENAKRYIETGKVGGKGTDNHKAAIVGNTIGGIFRDTSAPAINILIKFMPVVSLVMVPILPVIGLIK